The following coding sequences lie in one Pseudomonas sp. SL4(2022) genomic window:
- a CDS encoding KinB sensor domain-containing domain codes for MKLRSRLFISSSALLTVAIVGLLLGMFSVLQLTQVQSQAMTRNLQIIDASLGLSQELGKQMILLLAADLDREALKASDQQFKLWLQRATESATADSDRQAIGEIAHAYASFDDLLAKPLTVRRELLSNDSFGRAIEALRDRINAVQTRYVDAAALEETRARERAWLIAGLLGLICMAVLVIGFVTAHSIAQRFGRPIEALARAADQIGQGDFQVTLPLTPVAEMSALSQRFGLMAEALREFKSSDVAALQAEQQRLQAVLDSIDDGLLIFDYAGRVEHVNPVALRQLSWGAEQLGQTLDVALNRADLAEQLHKVLQGESLDEVLDDVQTEVDGEQRVLAYSLSGVHHSEGRFMCAVMVLRDVTEQRAFERVRREFVLRASHELRTPVTGMLMAFGLLQERLQFAAESREADLLNTVDEEMHRLLRLINDLLSFSRYQNGLQTLELSTCALGTLLHQTQQRFTTQAAELQISLACEVHGDLPDVQIDPLQIERVLDNLIGNALRHSRPGGQIRLQARQQDERVVLSVEDNGEGIPYRQQTRIFEPFVQVSRKKGGAGLGLALCKEIVQLHGGQIGVHSRAGQGAQFYVALPV; via the coding sequence GTGAAGCTGCGCAGCCGGCTGTTTATCAGCAGCAGCGCGCTGCTTACCGTCGCCATCGTCGGGCTGCTGCTGGGGATGTTCAGCGTGCTGCAGCTGACCCAGGTGCAGAGCCAGGCGATGACCCGCAATCTGCAAATCATCGATGCCAGCCTCGGCCTGAGTCAGGAGTTGGGTAAGCAGATGATTCTGCTACTCGCGGCGGACCTCGACCGCGAGGCCCTGAAAGCGTCCGATCAGCAGTTCAAACTCTGGCTGCAACGGGCCACAGAGAGCGCCACCGCTGACAGCGACCGTCAGGCGATTGGCGAGATCGCGCACGCCTACGCCAGCTTCGATGACTTGCTGGCCAAACCGCTGACCGTACGCCGCGAGCTGCTCAGTAATGACAGCTTCGGCCGCGCCATCGAGGCCCTGCGTGATCGCATCAACGCGGTGCAAACGCGTTATGTCGACGCCGCCGCGCTCGAAGAAACCCGCGCGCGGGAACGCGCCTGGCTGATCGCTGGCCTGCTCGGACTGATCTGCATGGCCGTGTTGGTGATCGGCTTTGTCACCGCGCACAGCATCGCCCAGCGCTTCGGCCGGCCCATCGAGGCATTGGCGCGGGCCGCCGATCAGATCGGCCAGGGCGACTTTCAGGTCACCCTGCCGCTGACCCCGGTGGCGGAAATGTCCGCCCTGAGCCAGCGCTTCGGCCTGATGGCCGAGGCCCTACGCGAGTTCAAGAGCAGCGATGTGGCCGCCCTACAGGCCGAGCAACAGCGCCTGCAAGCGGTGCTCGACAGCATCGACGACGGCCTGCTGATCTTCGATTACGCAGGCCGGGTCGAGCACGTCAACCCGGTGGCCCTGCGCCAGTTAAGCTGGGGTGCCGAGCAGCTCGGGCAGACCCTCGACGTGGCCCTGAATCGCGCCGATCTGGCCGAGCAGCTGCACAAGGTGCTGCAGGGCGAAAGCCTGGATGAGGTGCTGGACGATGTGCAGACCGAGGTCGATGGCGAGCAACGTGTACTGGCCTACAGCCTGTCTGGTGTTCATCACAGCGAAGGGCGCTTTATGTGCGCGGTGATGGTGCTGCGCGATGTCACCGAGCAGCGCGCCTTCGAGCGGGTGCGCCGCGAATTCGTGCTGCGCGCCTCGCATGAGCTGCGTACGCCGGTGACCGGCATGCTGATGGCGTTCGGCCTGCTGCAGGAGCGCCTGCAGTTTGCCGCAGAATCCCGTGAAGCCGACCTGCTCAATACCGTGGATGAGGAAATGCACCGCCTGCTGCGCCTGATCAACGACCTGCTGAGTTTCTCGCGCTACCAGAATGGCCTGCAGACCCTGGAGCTTTCTACCTGTGCCTTAGGCACGCTGCTACATCAGACCCAGCAACGCTTCACCACCCAGGCCGCCGAGCTGCAGATCAGCCTGGCCTGCGAAGTGCACGGCGATCTGCCGGACGTGCAGATCGACCCGCTACAGATCGAGCGGGTGCTCGACAACCTGATCGGCAATGCCCTGCGCCACAGCCGCCCCGGCGGGCAGATCCGTCTGCAGGCACGACAGCAGGACGAACGGGTGGTGCTCAGCGTGGAAGATAACGGCGAGGGTATTCCCTATCGCCAGCAGACGCGG